The following proteins are co-located in the Nocardioides piscis genome:
- a CDS encoding DUF4193 domain-containing protein — MATDYDASRKTEDEQKEESREARRLTSGEQDKTSGRIDEDETELAESYELPGADLSHEELAVEVTPRQNDEFTCTSCFLVQHESRRSSPAADLCSDCA, encoded by the coding sequence ATGGCTACTGACTACGACGCATCCCGCAAGACCGAGGACGAACAGAAGGAGGAGAGCCGAGAGGCCCGCCGCCTGACCTCGGGCGAGCAGGACAAGACCTCAGGAAGAATCGACGAGGACGAGACCGAGCTCGCCGAGTCGTACGAGCTTCCCGGCGCGGACCTCTCCCACGAGGAGCTCGCCGTCGAGGTCACACCGCGCCAGAACGACGAGTTCACCTGCACGTCGTGCTTCCTCGTCCAGCACGAGTCACGACGGTCCTCACCGGCCGCCGACCTGTGCAGCGACTGCGCCTGA
- the rarD gene encoding EamA family transporter RarD translates to MPDVRKGLLFGTAAYGLWGLFPLFWPLLEPAGAIEILGHRIVWTALTMLALVALFRRTTAIRAVVVDRRALSLLTVAAAVISVNWATYIWGVNNGRVIEASLGYFINPLVTVLMGVFILGESLRRLQWLALGVASVAVVVLTIDYGHPPWVALVLAFSFGTYGLAKKQAGVGPVESLTVEAVVLAPVAAAYLAWLAFTGASTFGHSGGGHALLMAATGIVTAIPLMLFGAAAIRVPLVALGLLQYLAPVIQFALGVLLFREDMPVARWVGFGLVWIALTMFTVEAINHRRLQLRLVTEASAA, encoded by the coding sequence GTGCCAGACGTGCGCAAGGGTTTGCTGTTCGGCACCGCCGCCTATGGGCTGTGGGGGCTCTTCCCGTTGTTCTGGCCACTGCTGGAGCCCGCGGGCGCCATCGAGATCCTCGGGCACAGGATCGTCTGGACGGCGCTCACTATGCTGGCGCTGGTCGCGTTGTTCCGCCGTACGACTGCCATCCGGGCCGTCGTGGTCGACCGGCGCGCGCTGAGTCTGTTGACCGTGGCCGCCGCGGTGATCTCGGTCAACTGGGCGACCTACATCTGGGGCGTGAACAACGGGCGGGTGATCGAGGCGTCGTTGGGCTACTTCATCAACCCGCTCGTGACGGTGCTGATGGGCGTCTTCATCCTCGGCGAGAGCCTGCGCCGGCTCCAGTGGCTGGCGCTCGGGGTCGCGTCGGTCGCGGTCGTGGTGCTGACCATCGACTACGGTCACCCGCCGTGGGTCGCGCTGGTGCTGGCGTTCTCGTTCGGCACCTACGGTCTGGCCAAGAAGCAGGCCGGCGTCGGTCCCGTCGAGAGCCTCACCGTCGAGGCGGTCGTCCTGGCCCCGGTGGCGGCGGCCTATCTCGCGTGGTTGGCCTTCACCGGCGCGTCGACCTTCGGTCACAGCGGCGGTGGGCATGCGCTGCTGATGGCCGCGACCGGCATCGTGACGGCGATCCCCCTGATGTTGTTCGGGGCGGCGGCGATCCGCGTCCCGCTCGTGGCGCTGGGGCTGCTGCAATACCTGGCACCGGTGATCCAGTTCGCCCTGGGCGTCCTGCTGTTCCGCGAGGACATGCCCGTCGCCCGGTGGGTCGGATTCGGCCTGGTGTGGATCGCGTTGACCATGTTCACGGTCGAAGCGATCAACCACCGTCGTCTGCAGCTGCGGCTGGTCACCGAGGCGTCGGCAGCCTGA